DNA sequence from the Sceloporus undulatus isolate JIND9_A2432 ecotype Alabama chromosome 4, SceUnd_v1.1, whole genome shotgun sequence genome:
AGTTTTTTTACACAGGATGCGCCAattaatacagttgtccctcccttttcatgGCCTTGGGATCCGCAACCTTGCTCTTCGCAGATGGTGAACAGGGAGGGAacaaaatggtgtgtgcacctgAGGCACGTATGGCCATTAAAATGCATGGGACTTCAATATTGGCGCGTTTTCACATTTGGGGTGAGTCAGTTCCGAAACGGATCGTCCACAAATTGGAAGGGACAGCCATATAGGTAAAAGAGAGACAACACACCTTCACAATTCACAATTATATTTTTGGATCAGACGCAAAAGTCACATATAAAAACTGCTACATGTTTTTGGATGTCTGTCTCCTGTTCTCAATGAAACAGCAATACTACTAACATCTCTAGAGAGATACCTTGTCAGTTGTCACAGTGCATTAGGCTCAAAGCTACACAAATAAGGACTCTAttcaaaggagagggaaaagccAAAGTGAAATTTCAATAGCAAACAATAGACCTATTCATTCCCCTTATTAAGAGACAAGAAATCTAATCTGGAGAACTAATATGCTGGATGAGACACAGATGAAAATCTAAACAACCTTTTCGAGAACAGTTATTTAATCAAAATCACTATGTCACTACAGGACTTGTCAAAGAGCAAGTCCAATATTAAGATCAATTCATACCTAAATGTAGTCTagaatctgccccccccccagatctgGGAATGCAAGAGACCAAAGGGGTCCCTATGCCTAAACATTGTGAGAGACAACATTCAGCTGGCCATAAAGTTTCCATGTTCAACAGCACTATGAGCAGTATGAAAAGATGACAGAAGAAAATTGCTTCTGTACCACCACAGTTAAAACATCAATTGTCCATCACTCTGTGACTGCAAGGTAACCAAATATGCTaggtcactttttaaaactattgaTGAGCTGTGACATGGGTTTTAATAAACATTATACTACATGCTGTAGTGTCCATATCCTAAATGTAATTTGAAAGACTGCTTTGCAACcattatgtttaattttaaagtaACCTTAATGTCTcaagaagatggcaatggcaaacccttctgagaaaatctgccaagaaacacccatgatagctttaccttagggtcaccataagtcagaaatgacttgaaggcacacaacaaacaaagctACAGTTCTAGCTACCTTTGCTTACTACAGGATATTTAACTGTGGTTACATAAGGTACAGATCCATTAATTAACTGGACACCATTTTCATGATTCAcaaattatttataaattatttatatattatttatatttaaatattcataAATTATTTATAAACACCTCAGAGAGATGTGATGGTCTAaaccaaaaaaggaaaataaactgGAGGGGAAATCATGTTCCTGGGATCTGGGAAGGCGAGGAGAGGAAAATTCCCCATCCACAGGCCTTCACATCTTTAGTCCTTCCATCTTTTTAATCACACTGAATGTCAGCATAACAATGGCAAGGGGTGAAGGAGTGAGTTCTCTGTCTTCCCTTAGAGACCCTGTCTCCTGCTGGCCTTGGAATGCACTGACATCTGTGTTCTGTTTAGTGGTCATACTAgtgcaacaacaaaatcaaaccCAGGAATTGATGTGTGCAAGTGTGCACGCATGCAGCCAAACATGCTCAGAGAGCACATATAACATCTCAGATTTTAATAATCATTGTGTTAGGAAAACTTTGTTAAGAATatggaacaaatataaaacatgattaaatctCAAAATGCCGTTATGGGTCTTGGCATTTGAAGCTCTTTACAGAAGAAAAATGGTATTTAGAGATTAATGGGTAACTTAATCAAGATCGTCTAAAAATTTATGGAGATCATTATAGAAAGAAAACAAGTGAAGAACTGGAATTggactaaagttagaatcatccaggccattgtacCCCATCACCATGCACAGATAtgagaactggacaatgaagaaagcagataagaagaaatttGATTTATTTGAGGGAGTGTGCTAGAGAATAGcactatggataccatggatggcccaaaacaaaaataaatgggtcctcaaacagatcaagcctgaaatctccctggaagccaagatggtcaaactgaggctgccatattttggccatatcatgagaaggcatgactcattagaaaatacaatgatgttaggaaaggtggagggaagcagaaagaaaggaagactgcatgctagatggaaagactcaattagggaggtcacaggtctgaatttacatgacctaagcagagcagtggaagacatgggagcttgaagatgtctcatctatagggtcaccatgaactgGGGTCGACTTGAAGACATTTAACAACAGACATTATCTCCATTTAAGATAATGGCAATTTAATAGTTTACTTCTCTCTTATTTTAGTACACAattattctaaaataaaactATTTGATTAATTTTTTAAGTTACCCTAACTTTATGGTGGCTTGTTATTCAAACAACAACTATTACTATATgcagactgaaatctacaaaagctcatgctgccaacttctttatttcaattagtctcacaggtgctacaagatctctctacatactgattctacagactaacatggctatatctttgaactacTTCTACAGACTAGGTACAGAATCTGTAATGTGTTGCAATGTATTTTCATAATCTAATAGGTGTACCCCTGTTCAGGattccagtcagtcagtcagctcTGTCTTTTTCTTGATTTCAAACAGGTGTTCAGCATTACTTGGATACAGAGCCTGCTCACTTCTCACTTGGCTGTTCTGTTCTAATGGGCTATACTGTTGCATTAGATTTAgatataattgttttatttgtacaTTTCGTAAACCTCAGGGGTCCCACCAGTATACTTCCTCTTTATTTTATGGGACTCTAATTTTTGCTATGTTTCTGTCACCATCCAGCACATGAGTTCATGGAACAGAAGGAATGGTTGACTATCAGAACATCGTTCTgcactagttttttgtgggtttttcaggctatgtggccatgttctagaagagttcttctagaacatggccacatagcctgaaaaacccacaaaaactatggatgccggacatgaaagccttcaacttcacatcattCTGCACTGTTAATGTCTAATTATGAATTATGTATATTAGAGTCTGGgcctctcattttttttctttctcaaacaGGGACTCACCATGAAGGACATGGACTGGACTCggagaaaatgtgtttttagctttattccccccctcccctggtGTGAACtaatcaattatttttttctattttattgctgtatttaTTTCACTAATTTGTTACTTTGTTTATTTAGGATGGAAATTGAATTAGTATAATGTTTTAGTATTAAATGTGTTTCAGTGAGTCCATAAATGATCTAAAATGCTCAACTGGTCTAGTTTTCTTTTGTTCTGGTATACAGTTATTTTAAATGCAGAACTGTTTGATGAACTGAATTTGTTTCAGTTACCTTGGGTTTATGATGCATTATTAAATGGAAAGGTAACTGACTGTTGCATTTAAATCCTAAGGAAAGGAAGTCATTATTTTAAATAGTTCCAAAAAAGTGAACCCCAAAAGAAAAAGGGCCATTGTGAACAGTATCAGCTCCTGAGGATTTAGACCCTTAACCTCAAGAGAACTGAGccattcacacttttttttgaAGGAAGACATTCACAGCTCCGCACCAATTCAGAAGCAGTTcagtgttcccactacatttaccacAATCAAATCTCtttatgccattttaaccctgttgctgttcacatttgccaccgaatcaatttaaaatggaagcGTTTCCATTTCTGAGAACAATGCACCGTGATCCAAATTGATTCAGTAGCGTGATCACACTACCAAAGatgccaatcccatcaggcctcccccaaaggaactgcgcccttcccagaaggcatctggctccatcctccactcccttctccttttgtgtcatgtcttcttagattgtaagcctgagggcagggaaccgtctaattaaaagattgtatgtacagtgctgtgtaaatttacagtgctatataaataaagtttaataataataataataataataataataataataataatatcattgtggctctttaaaaaaacgCTAAGGGCTCCGGTGCCAAATGCACcggtttaagtgggcttttcagTTGCTTCCCCGCTGACACCAGGTTATTTGTGGAGGAAAATCCTTCAAAGAAATCTGCGTGTGCTCCAAATAATTTACAGTTTGGTTATACACTAGctacaatacaacaacaacaataataataaatttatttatacaccgcctctccaatgagatcgaggtggcttacaacaatattaaaacattaaaataaaatacaatgccccATAAATTCACCCACCCACAATAATCAATAAATcacagcaataaacaataacaataaaacaacacagtTAAGATTATTAAAATGGACAAAACAGGGTAGTCAGTGGGAGGCAACTGAGatgctaatctgggaaggcctgtcatAGCCTCATAGCCaaaacagtttgtgtgtgtacagaatCAAGCGTGTTTCACGCGAACTCTCTGAGCCAGAAAACACAGTGAAATAAAACTAAACTAAagcaagataaaataaaacaaaatgtgcaCATCTCATTATATATTTCCTGAAATGAGTGTAATTCCAGTGCATGTCCAATGAATGAATTTTCAACTTCCTCCAAATGGGGCAAAACTGCTTGCTATCAGGACATCACATTTGTTTCACTGGTTCTTAAGTCGCTGATAATCAGCATGGGACATTTTTTGCTCCAATTATGTTGGATTAtctaaaccaaaaaaaaaaaagtatcccaGCAGCAAAAAATGTCTTTATGTCCCAGACATTTTTTGTTTGCAGGCAAAATGCACCCTGCACATGGCATATGTCTGAAATTGGGAAAGCTGTTTACCATTATGAAGGTAACTATGTTGAAGAATACCTACTTTGTAGGTCTACTTTTGTGTGGCTTCTTGTGAACTAAAATGTGATGTTCTAATACAAGAAGATTAACAAGACCTTCCTAAGACATTCCTGCAATTATTATCCGAAACATACACAAGGCAAAGGGGTAGGACAAAAACAGAGGTTTCAACTATGAGTGATAATTTGGCATAAACCAGACTAAACGGACATTTGTATATACTGGAACAAATACAGTAGGGAAATATCAAATAAGTAACAGTAACATAACTAGGAAGCAATGAAATCACATTTCAGAAATAAGGCGATGACTGAAAAAAAGGGTCCTTGTTAACAAGTTaacattttcaaattatttttcaaagttgTTTTTAAAGGCCATACTAAGGTATTTTTAGAGGCATTCTGACAGGAATCTTTCAGGTTTAATGCCATTCTTTTCTCGATCCtaaattgtggtggtggtggctgttTTTTAAAGGAGTAGAAAGTAACAAGAAACTTGAGTTACCTTTAAACACTATATGGAATAATAGTGTTGATCACTACAATGAGAAATGGGAATGAGTTCCTTCTCAAAAATAACTTTataacctctgaacaaatatgtaGTAAATCTTGTGTGAAACACTGGCATAAATTTGCAAGTGCCTGCTGAGTGAGAAGGGGGCTACTTCCGGCCACTGCTCAATCGCCTGCTTTAACAAGCTGAAGCGAACACAGTATCAGCTGGCTTCCTTGTCACCATCATTTAGGCCTTGTCACTGCTACTGAAGCTTTGAGGTTCCATACAGAAAGCAATGTACATACTCCACACAGAGAAGAATGTGTTTTCATAACTTCACTGGGTCTTTATATCTAAAAGTACCCTTAAAtgacacctctgcctcctccattcACATCTGTGTGTGGATGGAGAGAAGAATCAGAATATATGTATGGAGAGGAAATTTTACATGGAAGGCAAATAGGTAGCAAGCAGCAGGCAGAGTGAGTTGGGAGAGGTGGGGGAAGCTTCCCGTAAGAAAATAGACAAGGAAGTGGGAAGGAGGGGATGAGAGCAAGAGCACTGAAAACATAGGTTAAATATTTCCAGTTCATCTGTATTTAAATATGGATACTGATAATTTTcagatatatagagatatagatatagatctgTCTATAATCAAGTCGTGTTTCCTGCATTTCAGTAAAATAGCCAAAATAGCCCTCAACCAACAGCATTTGTGTTAGACATTCTACTATATGAATAATTCAGAAATCAGTTTTGCTCCTGACAGTGCACAAATATCATGGCACAACATCCACAAAAATTAGCTGGAATGACAGATTGTTCTGGGAAAACCACATCATAAAATACCCTGGTACGCCATACTGTTTCATAAATTATTTCATATCATATGTATGAATACATGTATACAGTTAATGGTCagtgggatttttttatttttatttttttgaggcAGCTATGGGTCTAATCTATCCCACACAGAGACCTATTAACTCTAACAGATTCAGTAATAAACTTTAACAAGTAGAGAGTATATTAACAGCAGATTACATTGCCTTATTCCACTTAAATTGAGGGTTAAACTCCCCAAGAGCAAATCCACTAATTAGCCAAGCAGCTcttcagtgtatttatttatttgatttatttcccacctttctcccaaagtaggaATCAAAGCAGCTCAAATGGCACAACAGCCATTCTGTATGTACCTTTGTTAATTATATGGCATGTTGACATCCCTGTCTCTGCTGGAAATCCACCTTTTCCTAGAAGCTTAATGCCTCCATTTCCAAATCAAACATAGCATAAATATGTTTAAGTGAAAtcacttttctctttcccttgtcTCTCTTTCCCCTGTCTTATATAGCAAacgtaaaataaaaataaggggaAGATGTTCTTGTGCAAATTATGCTTACTAGTCATACAAGTTAAGCAAAGCCAGGCCAGGCCAATCTCATGTAAGAACAGCTGCCTTGAGGCATCATCAGAGTCTCTATTAGTTTAGCAAAACCAAGGATGTACAGGATCATTAAAGTACATGGTTATTCTCACAGGTGCTTGACAAAGAAAAATCCATGTAAGAACAtgaaaggttttacaatggcctgttacagactgccaaaataaagctgcttcgggtctctttggaggtatgctatttatttttatttatttttaattactttttatagGCTTTTCTCACAACATACATTTTGacacaacatatatacatacacatacatcaaCAAAAACATGTACAGATACAAATCAACAAACACATATAATTACATATAAACGAACAAACAGTTACTGCATACTGTATTTTCGTTTAACTTAATTACACCATAAACTATCCCATTATAGGTCATCTTCCAtatggaggtatgctatttaaatgatgcgtgcatcctaagaatccggaagctgcaccaaagctgccctccagtgctcaggaatggagtgtggctttggcgcgacctccggactcttataacccatgcatcatttaaatagcatgcctccaaagagacccgaagcagttttattttggcagtctgtaacaggccaatggtaCTCATTTGGGATCTTTACCAAGTTAAAAAAAGGGCTAAAGAAGAGAGTAAGAACAATATTTACATTATTATAGCTATTAAAGATCAATTGGAAAGAATGGTAGTTCACAATCTACACACTCACCAAGTACTTGGGTTTGCTGACTGCTACCATGCTGGACAGAAAGTCTTCTTCATACAGCTGGCTAAAAACATGAGAATCGTAGGCTACTACAATGGATATTTCTTCCATCATTTTGTCAGTGCACTTTGTTAGTGGTGGCCAGCAAGAGATTCAGTAGCCAACAGCAAAGAATTAGCTCAGCTCTGTGCCAGTTGTTCACACCCACCTGAAGAGACTGAGCGGGTGGAGTATcaccaaaagggaaaaaaagaggaagaaaaaaaacacaccagaGCCAATCAAAGCTGCTCCTGTATGGTGCTTTCCTCTGGGACCTTTCTTATCTGTGCAGGAAATGTTTAGCTGAAACACCTGCTCCAGTGCTCAGATACTGGAACTGCCATCCAATAAGATCTTCTTCACTCATAAAGTCATTGtccaagaggaaaaaaaagtccaaaagaagaaggaaaatatttaaaaacctctgTTCACAATGGAGTTCTCTCTTGAGTTTTCCACAACCGTTTTTGAAATGCAGTGCTTTGCCATGTTAAGGATTCCTTTTATTGGAGGAATTCAGATTTCTCAAAATAATTAACTTTACACTTAATCTGCAGAATGAACAATATTCTTTCACCGTGGGGAACCAGCTCGAATAACTGCAGAAATTTGTCTTTTATATCCgtcttttaaatttgtttaaattCAGACTTCAAATTTATTTCCATACAACCTCACACACATGTATGGTTACCGGAAATAAGTCTTCCTCTGCAGTCCAAGAGCAAAGTCACATTTCAGAAGGATGGAATCTTATCAAAATGATCTCCATTCAGAAGAAACAAAAGAGCAAAAATCCAAATTCTTTCTTACAGCTGCATCCAGTGCTGCTATTGTTTTTAACTGCAAAGTGGTTTGGTCATATCAGTCCACtaacagagcaaaacaaaaaatgcaaaTATCTGAAAAATTTAGCATTTTCAATTGCAACTGTACCCTGTCAGGGGAAATGATGGAAATGCACCCCCAATtcctgaaaaatatgtttttgttgaAGCAAAAATGAGATGCTGTTTCCTGCTCCAAGCTCTTAGAACACTGTCACATGCTTGTTTTCCAAACTCAAAATGTGACCAACTTTGATCCTTACCTTATCCTGTTTTTCCTCATGAATCGCACTCTAAACATTACATGTATATTTCAAGAGGAACAGGTGTTTGCAGTTAAACAGAAAAGCTGGGACACAGCTTTAGCATTCAGGATGAAAaaccattttcattttaataaaggAGGAGTAGAAATTACATGCTATTGCTAGGAAACAGCATAGAATTTTAATAGGCTTAAGAGAGCCAAAATGCAAAGCCTGAAGGAGAAATCCTTGAGATTAAGACAGCCACTGATCATATTTAAGCTGCAAACTACAATAACAAAAAACTCTGTTCATTCTAACTAAAACTTTCAGTAATGTGGTTTTGTGAGGCTGCGGCTGTTAGTCTTACAGTACTTGTTTTCATTCTCAGTAGAAAATGTAGCTCGAATCTAAGCAGCAAACAATTGATTCCTCCCGACTTCCAGTGAACAAAATTGAGTTGTTCTGAAACTTGCAATCTGTCTTCATAAGCATGTTCCTAATGTGGGGAAGCACTTCACAACAGGCATTTTCTTTTTTAGATAGGCTTCTTCAGACAGGCTTCAACTTCCTGATTCAAAACACTTGCTAGAAATGAAAGTGGCTTTTCCTGCACTGgcagtttttctctctcacactgtGACTCAGCATGGACATGTGATAATATGTGCACAAGGTGAGTGAACAAAAGACACCTGTTGTAGGAGGCAGTAAAGAATGGAATTTCCCATGATACCCTGTTCCCTGCTGTGGCTGCCAGGAAGGGATGAAGTTACAGCTGAGTAGCACATATATTTTATAATGACATTTGCTCCTTTTATATTAAGACTGAAGCAGGAATGCAAGATTCCACTTAAACCAAAAAAAGTTTCAATAGAGCATATGCGcgcgtgcacacgcacacacacacgtgtcAATCAAATTTGACAGCAACAAGACCATAGGAGTCATAAAATATGGTATTTTCCACTGGAGCCTAAACTGATGTTGAAAGTAAAGCTTAAAATAACTTCCTTTGTAGATTCACAAGTGAtgttttctcctttgtcctcagcaagAAACAATAGCTACAACATCAATGTCCTTTTCCGTATTTAGCTATCATCCACACATGCCTAGCTCCTTCTTCATGCCTCCTATGAGTCAGTTCAGGAGGCAAGAATCATTATGTCTTCTGGTTCTCTCCACTCTTCTACTAAGTTGGACAGAAAGGAAGTGAAGCAGGAATTTCTAACTATGGCACTAGATAACTTGATGTTGGGTTCCAGAAACCCTCTCCCACTTTTCTCAACAGCAACTCTGTATGAACAGATTCTCCatcaacagattcaaccatccatggcttgaaaatgttttttaaaaaaaaatccaaaaagcaaaccttaatttttccattttcattttgtcACCCATAAGGGTcacaattttactacatcatAGCATATAATGggatgaacatccatggattttgatatccatgagaagtcctggaaccaaatccagtgGATATCTAGGAGCCACTGTATTGGCATTTACCTTTGTGTTGACATGACATTCAATACTTGAATGAACCAGCCAACTCTTGCTGGAATCAACATGATTCCAGCAATGGTCTGTTAATAGTTTGTGACCTCTTCCAGGAAGGTCAAATCTCTGTTTCTGACCAAGTGTGCagatatccttttaaaatttccATATACTTTCTGGAGAATTTAATGAGATCACTATGACAACCTCTTCCTTCAGTTTGAATTAAACACTGCTACTGCTTACCATTAACATTTTACAATAGTGGTTGC
Encoded proteins:
- the RABGAP1L gene encoding rab GTPase-activating protein 1-like isoform X9; the encoded protein is MMEEISIVVAYDSHVFSQLYEEDFLSSMVAVSKPKYLVPTKKLKKYEREYQMMRENQLQQEDPLDRYKFICL